In Nitrospira sp., the DNA window TGTCGGCCTGTCGGTCGTGTGGGCGCGGCATTATAACAAGGGTGTGCCGACAAGAAAAGACGACGGCCCGTCCCACTGAGGAACGGGCCGTCATCCGGGGCATGAAAAACGATCGTGTGCTTAGCGTTTCAGCCTGAGGCTACGCTCAGGGATCCAGCCTTTTCGGCCATCCTGGGCGCGTACCGAGTAGACCCAGCCGCGCTTTTGGTAATCGCCATCCAGAATCGTGAGCGTGGCGCCCGCCAGCACCGTCGTGCTGGTCTTGGTGCCGACGGCGTCAACGAAGAGGGGGACGGGGGACTTGGGCCTGGTCGGGTCGGCGATGACCGTCACCCGTTGACCTTCCGCATAGAGCGGACCGGCGACGCGCACGGTCGGAGCTGCGGGCTTGGGGGCTGAAGCTGCCGGCTGGAGAGCCGGCGTGGCCGGTGCGGCTGTTGCGGGCACCGGCAAGGCGGACGATGGCGCCGATGATGGCGCGGGCACATCCGCCGGGGCCGGGGCACTGTTGTCGGCTACCACCGGTGGAGCGGGTGGTGCCACGGTCG includes these proteins:
- a CDS encoding SH3 domain-containing protein; translation: MVSSTGIPAIRSEWTNWHLLFASQPEPDLEFTEEDLDESVPPPAPPMNSPKRSGNKPLLWILLLLLVGGVGYVAMDPDGAMQLVEPYLGGGAEPAQPVLQKPPVKAQAPKQAPTVAPPAPPVVADNSAPAPADVPAPSSAPSSALPVPATAAPATPALQPAASAPKPAAPTVRVAGPLYAEGQRVTVIADPTRPKSPVPLFVDAVGTKTSTTVLAGATLTILDGDYQKRGWVYSVRAQDGRKGWIPERSLRLKR